The Quercus robur chromosome 7, dhQueRobu3.1, whole genome shotgun sequence genome has a segment encoding these proteins:
- the LOC126691928 gene encoding alpha carbonic anhydrase 7-like has product MKNPSKLIFVASFVFFAILIKSTTAQEVEDEREFDYLQGSEKGPGHWGDLNKDWEACKNGSMQSPIDLSSKRVKVIPKLMDLKRNYKPCNATVKNRGHDISLKWDADAGSIQINGTDYFLDQGHWHSPSEHSINGRRYDLELHMVHLARDPNVTNKIAVVGLFYKIGHHDDFLSKLMRNILSMTDKKDERNMGVIDPREIKMGGKKYYRYMGSLTVPPCTEGVIWTINKKIRTVSREQAKSLRVAVHDYAGKNARPVQQLNNREIQLYGPNPTSTRN; this is encoded by the exons ATGAAGAATCCAAGCAAACTGATCTTTGTAGCAAGCTTTGTATTCTTTGCCATTCTTATCAAATCAACTACAGCACAAGAAGTTG AGGATGAGAGAGAGTTTGATTATCTACAAGGAAGCGAGAAGGGCCCGGGTCATTGGGGAGATTTAAATAAAGATTGGGAAGCTTGCAAGAATGGAAGTATGCAATCTCCCATAGATTTGTCTAGTAAGAGAGTGAAAGTGATCCCCAAGTTAATGGACCTGAAGAGAAACTACAAGCCTTGTAATGCCACTGTCAAGAACAGAGGCCATGATATTTCG TTAAAGTGGGATGCTGATGCAGGATCAATACAAATCAACGGCACTGATTACTTTCTCGACCAAGGCCATTGGCACTCACCTTCTGAACACTCCATCAATGGCAGgag GTATGACTTGGAGCTACACATGGTTCACTTAGCACGAGATCCCAACGTGACAAATAAGATTGCTGTTGTTGGACTCTTTTACAAGATTGGTCACCACGATGATTTCCTCTCAAAG TTGATGAGAAACATATTGTCCATGACTGataaaaaagatgaaagaaataTGGGGGTGATTGATCCAAGAGAAATAAAGATGGGTGGCAAGAAGTACTATAGATATATGGGCTCACTCACTGTTCCTCCATGCACAGAAGGTGTTATTTggacaataaataaaaag ATAAGGACGGTCTCAAGGGAGCAAGCGAAATCGCTTAGAGTGGCTGTCCATGAT TATGCTGGGAAGAATGCAAGACCAGTCCAACAACTCAATAATAGGGAGATCCAACTCTACGGCCCAAACCCAACAAGCACGAGAAACTAA
- the LOC126691926 gene encoding alpha carbonic anhydrase 7-like, translating into MTNPSKLIFVASFVFFAILIKSTTAQEVEDEREFDYLQGSEKGPGHWGDLNKDWEACKNGSMQSPIDLSSKRVKVIPKLMDLKRNYKPCNATVKNRGHDISLKWEGDAGSIQINGTDYFLDQGHWHSPSEHSINGRRYDLELHMVHLARDPNVTNKIAVVGLFYKIGHHDDFLSKLMRNILSMTDKKDERNMGVIDPREIKMGGKKYYRYMGSLTVPPCTEGVIWTINKKIRTVSREQVKSLRVAVHDYAEKNARPIQQLHNREIQLYGPNPTSTRN; encoded by the exons ATGACGAATCCAAGCAAACTGATCTTTGTAGCAAGCTTTGTATTCTTTGCCATTCTTATCAAATCAACTACAGCACAAGAAGTTG AGGATGAGAGAGAGTTTGATTATCTACAAGGAAGCGAGAAGGGCCCGGGTCATTGGGGAGATTTAAATAAAGATTGGGAAGCTTGCAAGAATGGAAGTATGCAATCTCCCATAGATTTGTCTAGTAAGAGAGTGAAAGTGATCCCCAAGTTAATGGACCTGAAGAGGAACTACAAGCCTTGTAATGCCACTGTCAAGAACAGAGGCCATGATATTTCG TTAAAGTGGGAAGGAGATGCAGGATCAATACAAATCAACGGCACTGATTACTTTCTCGACCAAGGCCATtggcactcaccttctgagcacTCCATCAATGGCAGGAg gTATGACTTAGAGCTACACATGGTTCACTTAGCACGAGATCCCAACGTGACAAATAAGATTGCTGTTGTTGGACTCTTTTACAAGATTGGTCACCACGATGATTTCCTCTCAAAG TTGATGAGAAACATATTGTCCATGACTGataaaaaagatgaaagaaataTGGGGGTGATTGATCCAAGAGAAATAAAGATGGGTGGCAAGAAGTACTATAGATATATGGGCTCACTCACTGTTCCTCCATGCACAGAAGGTGTTATTTggacaataaataaaaag ATAAGGACGGTCTCAAGGGAGCAAGTGAAATCGCTTAGAGTGGCTGTCCATGAT TATGCTGAGAAGAATGCAAGACCAATCCAACAACTCCATAATAGGGAGATCCAACTCTACGGCCCAAACCCAACAAGCACGAGAAACTAA